TTGTAAAACCACATCCTTCATCCACCAAGATGGAGGAAACATTTCATCCCCTGtatgctttgtgttttgtccGGGCTTGTGATGGATGAAGGGCCTGGCGACACACACCTGCAGTTCTCATCCACCACCACATCGTAACTAAAGGCTTGGCAGACTGAGATGATCTCCTACATCCGTTAGCCTGCTGCTGTCAAACACCATCATTCTCCAAAGACAACTCTGTCACATCAACACTCCCACCGCAAAATAAACCCACCATTGATGAAAGACTGTTGCGGGTCCATcacaaaagtacaaataaacTGCTGCTGACACCAGCTGGAGTGCTGCACTCTGTTACAGTGGCATGAGTATCACACTGTACTACCTGAAATAATGTTGTAAAACTAAGAATCATAATCAGGAAAATTTAACTGCCAGAAAGATGTTAATAAAGTTAATACATCAGAaagcagtaaataaaatgaaataaaatggacCTCATTGGGTTACCTGTATAGCTAATCTTATGCAAGGCAACTGGAAGGCTTCTTGAAGCTGTATAAAAGTACTCTGTGATTGGTTAACATTAGAAAAaacggtggggggggggggtaggaaATACTTGACAAAATGAACACGACTGGAAATAAAGAATTGGATGGTTTCACTGTGATAACAAACTAAAATCGCATAAAAACCTACTTGCAGCATTGTATACACCTCTTTTGAGTGTCTGTGATTACATTGtctcaaaatgaaatgtttacgTTCCCTCAGTGCAGTTGGTATAAGAAGCATGTGGACTTTGGGTTCTTAAAGGGGATGTTCATAGCCCCCAAAAAAGCTCTGGGGGCACAAACAGAACCTGTTCTGGTACAGAACCCTTTGTGGTTAGTCTGTATGGAAGGTAGGATTGTCAAAGAACCTGTGCATTTTACAGTACGAAGCTGAGCAACATCATTGAATCAAGTCCACAAACTGACTtaaatcaacataaaaataGACTGAGGCAGGTATCTTCACCAAAACATGAACACTTTTAACTTCTTCCTGAGTGCAATTTCCACAATGAAGCATTTTATCAGGATCCAAACAGATTTCTCCGACTTTGGTTTCTGATCCAGTACAAAGACTCTCAGTCGTCATTGCTTTGTTTGGTGATTCTCTGTCagacattgtttgtttgttttgagatattttggaGGGGTATTAAACCATACGTCGGAGTTGTGTGCAAAGTTGGAGGTTTTATGCACGCGGGGATCCTCAGCAGGagctttgtctttgtttcatgGTTGACAATGATCTTTGTGCCGCTGTCATATACAAACCAGAAACAACTACCACGAACATATGAAGCTGAACAGAAGACTTGTCAGGAAACCacaggtgtgagtgtgtgattcCACTGAGCATACATACATTTGAGGTAATAACACACCTTGAATCTTAAGAGTAGAACCTCTGAGAAAAGATCAAACATCACAAGCACTGGGATCAACATGCCTCTGTTATTTAACCTCCCTTGTCTGTGACTcctaaccacagacagagaCCCTCCTAACATTGGGTCTAACAGACGACACTAATATATACGGTATACTTGAAGCAATGTACAGAATCAGAGTGTAAAGCAGAGTACACCTTTCCGTGCAAACATCAATATATCCCTGTTCTATCTAGGCAGAGGCAGACGCAAGTTATGGAGGTTAATACTCCCTACCCGTGTTCCCACCAGCCCAGGTAATTTTGTTATTCCATTTGTGCCCTCTGTCTACACCCACCCGTGTCTGCTGTACATAATGGTCCCAGCCCTGAGAGGAAGCAGGCATTTACTTATACAAAACCTTGAGGAAATCCCTACCAATCCTCAGGGCTCACGTTCAGCAGCGCCCAAAACACAAAGGCTATGCAAATCTGCCCAGCCTGCGTTTATCTATCCTCGGTTTCCGTTTGCACCACGGGAACCAGCATTGTGCCGTGCGTGGCGATTATCGCATGTAATTTACATAGAATACGCACAGGAAACAGTGCACTGATCTCTAACAAAGCAGGAAAGAGTCTCTATCGGCTCAGCAGCTATCTGACGGCACAGCAAAATTACAGGTTTAGCTGTGGGGTATTAAACCTACaaggtgttttttatttctggtgTGCAGGGAACACTATCTCCTCCAAATGTTGCTTGTTTATCtgccttgtttgttttataaccCAACTCTAGCAGCCCCTTTCTGAGGAAGCTGCATCTTCAGCTGGGCTAATCTGCCCTCTGCCTGTGTTTCCTTTGTCACTGAATCCATGTATCAACACAGCGAGGTGCAGCCAGATCGAGGAGGTGTGTAATTGCACAAAGACACTCATGCTAATATAgctgagagagtgagtgtgtgtgactgactcaGCCAACACGAGACATGTTTTGAGTGTGAGGAATGGAAGTCATAACACTGCAGCATGGCTTCATCCATACAAAGGCTGGTTCTGTAAGTACTCAATCAGAAACTTGAGACATGAGGGCGAAATGAGAGCTCAAATTCCTGATGCAGACGCTTTACCTGAGGGGCTGCCTAAGGAAGAAAATCCCACAACTTGCTGCTTACCTGTGGCTGGGGGTCATCTAGAGGTCATTTTAGATAATGAATCACATTCAGCTCTCGCTCCATTTGAATGTTGAGGCTGTGGTCtacattaaatgaaatcagACCTGCAACATGAGAAAATACAACCgcacacaaaacagagaaaatgtagGAAAAGCAAAAGGGGTGAGAAAAAGCTGCAACCAAGGTGCACAAAAGCGACTGGACTCTGATGATTAAGATGCTGTTTGATGTGTCAGAAAGGTGAAGAAATCTTCTGTTATGCTCAGCAAGCAACTACGCAAACATTCATTTAGTGGAGATGGAAACAAAGTCAATGAAGTGGAAAGGGAAATGGTTTTCTACAAGAGACTGCATCATTTTTGACTGAGCTTATACAATCACACTCTCGCTGTGGAAATCAAAGGGGTTCATCCAATAAGCTTGTACACAGTGACAATGCTGAAGTGGCACTTCATCCtgcagatgatgtttttttttttaaatctgaacaaACCTGCTAAAATAGAGATAGGTATGTTAAAAAATAtggcatttactgtacatgtgttttaGGCTTTGGCTCTGATGAATGAAGCAGCCAACTTATGGCCACCAGCTGACGAGTAGTCTATGAAATatcaaacttaatttaaaattcagttttgatCATAGCCTCCACATAGTTACCAGGTTATGCCCCTTAATTATAACATCCCTTTCACAAAAATCAATGTCGTTTTAAAACGCACAATGCAAAGATATGCAGTGGCTTTTCTTGGTACCAGTATTGCTTGTTGATTGGAGAAAAGGACAGCTTGCTGCTTGTGTATCATCTGAATAGTTGTGTTAGTTATTGGTTGGTTCAGTGTGGCCAGTCAGGAGGCTATATCAAGCAGAACAGACACCCATCTGATTGAGTTCCAAGAGGACAGGCAAAAGTACACTGCCATTATTAATATAACACTGATTCTTTCAGAACAGGCCCTCCAAAGGCCAGTCACAAGCCTAGCATGGGTTTCTTACAGTACAATAGTAACCCTTACAGGCTTATCATCCCCGTCATCTTAATCATTATAACGATCATCGGTGGTGTGATGTGGCTCAGTCATCAGTTATAAGTATGACACcagtgacttttctttttctcttaaaatttTGCAAACATAAAAGCAGGCCTGttgcaaaacatgtaaaaaaaaagtgagataaGGAACTTTTAAATCTCACCTCTGCAATGTTAAGTGtagccaaagaaaaaaagaaatcctgttACACTGGGTTAGGATTTGATATGGGTTTGATTGCTTTAAGTTTTATACACATTGAGTTTGGTGCACCACCATGATAAAtgaacacacaaccacaaatgtATGACTGTTAACAACTGCTTTGGGGTTTATTTTACaattgagaaagaaatgaaacaaactaaTCGGTgctaaaaattttttttttttttacaatattgtCGATAAAACATTGAAATGTATAGTCATTGTGCATCgcttatttattttccacacCATTTCATGCATCAAATTGGATGCAAGTATAATTAAAATCATTTCTGTAAACCAAGCCAAAGAAgctaaatttgtattttctttaaaaaaggacattttgtaGCTCTACagcatatatctatatacaccatctgtttttaatttttttaatcatttttgtatataaaatgacAATATAAAAGTTAGAGAATGCACACACCTTAAGATACAAAGAATGTTGAGCCGTTTCAAATGGTAAGATATGTCTTATGGAGTACTGACATTTCACTGGTAATCATTTACATGTAACAGACTTTTCTCTTTACAGTTGAATAAAGCGACACCATTTAGAAAGAGAAAGTTGTAACAAACCATACAACTGGAAAATTGCTAGAAGGTGATACTTCACATCAAGAAAAAGTTTTCTGAGCAAACTTGCATACTGACGGCcattcattttcactgattGACTCGTAACCAAAAgcagcatttcagtttttccaaatgttCACGTGATCTTTTTTCAAATACACTGACAGATTTATGAGCAGGCCATTCATCATCAAAAACGTTGCAGTGACAGGAACCCAAAaatgagaggggggggggaatGATAATCCTTGATCGTTTAAAATCAATCTGATTTTGACAAATGCAAGATATTTCAAAACATGTTCTCTttacaaattcaaaattcaactGTCTAAGGTGCTACTTCAGTCTTTCAGGGtattctttcattcttttggtgtatacatttaattttcaccTTCTTCATATCAAGTATTATACAGTTTTCTCTTCCACCAATTCTTTCCTCTCAACACTTTTACCATTGAAGCAGTAGTTGTATTTTTGCCATGAAAAGATTAAAATCTTGTGTTTAACCTTGATTCACTAAAATACATGCACAGATCAGACAAATAgcatataaatatattacaaaataagtgtaaaaaagcttggcaaaacaaaaacaaatcaacatgaaaagaaatggtCCAGTCAGGCAGTtatcacaacaaaaaacaataagactgatttttttctggtgGCTCAGTTCGGCCCAGTGCAGTAACTGTGAACAATGTAATTTAGTGCAATGAAATTCTAGTCAGCTCCACAGCTGTCAGTCTCTACCCTCAGCTTGAGACTTTGCTTAAACCTTCTCCATTTTGTCTAGCTTCTCCAGTTTCTCCAAAGCAGTGACGAACACCAGGTGGTCCTCTGGAGACTTGCCGTGGGTCTTGCTGAGGTGCAGTTTGACTGCGTGTTTGCTGACGAATGTCCGATTGCAAAGTCTGCACTGGTACACAGAGCCTGTGTCATCCTCCGGTGTGGTCAAGGCTGACAGGGGGCTGCCGAATGTCATTTTGTCTGTGATCACCTTTGAGGCAGCCTGCTGCTCCCGTAGGTGCTCAGCTGACAGTTTGGACAGGTCCTTCAAGCTGAAGCCCAGGTGAGACTCCAGGTGGCTGATGTAGGAGGAGGGAGTCCTGAACTGGGAGGCACAGTCACCACAGAGGAACACAGGCTGGCACGAGTCCATGTTCTTGAGAAACTTGGTGCCCCCAGTCCGTCTCAGCTGGTACTTGACATTAGCCAGCCAGTGGGATATGGTGGTCATGGAGAGGCCTGTGAACTTACAGATGTGGACCCTTTCTTGAGGGCCCAGGTCAGTCATGGCGTAGCGGCCCTCTGGGGTCTCCCTCAGGCTCGAGGCAAACTGTGcctggaggatgaggaggtgcTGGGGATTCCAGTTGGACTGCCTCCCTTTCCTCTTTTGCACTGGGGAGAGGTCCTCTAGGGCGTCCTCAAATGCACTGCCGTCAGCATCTGACTTCTCTGAAATGGAGGAAGGAGTTGAAGATTTGGGCGTCAGTCTGCCAGTGAGGTTCTTTACCATATCGGAAATGTCCATCAGAGCATTCTCTCTCAGAGGAGAAGAGACTGAGTCAGGGAGGGAAATGAGGGGTTTGTTACCATTTACACTATTGTTGGTCAAGAGCACACTGCTGCCattgttactgtttttgttgctgATAGTGGAGGACTTATTTTTACTCAGGTCTATGGGCTGGTCACTGTTTTCATACAACTGATAGTGGCTGATGGGCTCAGCTGGCTTGCCCTGAGGAGTTGGGTTGAAAGCTTGCTTATCCATCATGCTGTTGCTGATTTTATAAAGCATAGATAGTGGGTCTGCAGCTGGGTTTACTGGTTTGGAAGCCTTACCcaagtgtgtgttcatgattGACTGGAGTGCACTGAGAGGGTTGATGAAAGGAATTTCTGGTGAGTGATCAGTGATGATGCCAAGACTGTTGCCATTAGTTACTGGGGACTGACACGCCTCAGAGCCATTCTTTGAATGGTTGCTGTGGCCATCTACTAGGCTCTCTTTGGGCTCCTTCTTGCAGATGAGCTCTGATTCTACACTGCCTGGGCTGCTACTTCTCATACCAGACGGTTTACCAACAGAAAGGTCATTTGGAGATGCCAAttgctctctctgctctctcagtGCCGGAGAGGGAGATTTTACTAACGATGGGGGCCGGCATCGTTCCAGGCTCAccatcttctcctccttttctttcttcacagTGGCAGCTTTCCCTGTCACTTTCTCCACAAGCTCCTCCATGGCTGTGACATTGCTCCTTAGGGGGGTAGGGGAGGAAGGGCTCCGGGGTGAGTGGATGACTGAGTTGGGGTCACTCACTAGGCCTCGTAGCCCACTGTTAAACATTGGCTGCATCTGGACACTCTGGACAGTTGGGGGCAGAGCAGTAGAGGAGCTTTTCATGGCACCCTGCAGCTGGTAGGCTGCATGAATGCTAGGATAGCCACCCCATGTGGGTGTGCCTGTCTGGGCCTTGCTGATGGCACTGGATACTGTGTTCTCAAGGGATTTAAGAATATCTAAACCCTCTTTGGGTGTCTCCTCAAGATCTTCTTCTCTAAGATATTTATATGATGTGGCGTTAGTCTCAGATTTCTCACCTGAGTCATCTTTTTCctccttaatttttttctccactgactCACCACTATCAACCTTTTCATCCTCAActccttccctcttttcctctgagCCTGAGGAGAGGGCAGGGGACACAGGCTGGGACTTAACACTACTGGGAACAGGGAGTCTGGTGGTGGTCGGTGGCAGTGGAATAGACTGAATCTtctcttccaccactggatcAAAGACCAGCTGTTTACCCTTCTTTGATGCAGAATTTGTGACCTTCAGAAAGTGACCTGTAACCATCATGTGGGCAGTCAGCTGTTGCAGTGTATCATGAGAGCTCCCACACTCCATGCATTTGAGAATTTGAGCTTTACGAGCTTCAAACTGCCATGTGTAGCTGGCACCATTCTGGTAGCCATAGCGGTTGTTTGGCGTAACATAGGGGTTTGGTACGGCTTTTGTATCTTTGCCCACATCACCAAGGGATacactaccaccaccactaccagcATGGACAGAGTCTGGGGAGCATGGGGACACTATAGCGTCTTGGATAGCTCGTTTTTTAGCTGAAGTGGGCACCAGTTTAGTGGCCAAGGCCGGCACTGGTTCTTTGAGAGGCACTTTCTGGTAATGCTTGGTCTTGATCATATGAACGCTGAGATCTTGCAGGGACTCAAATGAGTGGCCACAGTACATGCACTTCAGCACCTTCTGGGCATCCTCTTTCCCCTCCATCTCCATCAGGGACCGCTTGCGTGGTTTGGACCAGCGCTTTCCCTGATCCTCATCTTTGTCCTTGTTGTCATCTCGATAATGGCCCGTTTCATTCATGTGGACTGTCAAACCCACCAGTGTGTCATAGGCAGCGCTGCAGTCTTTGCAGCGAAACTTGCTTGCACCAGTGAAAACAGAGCCATACAGCTTGTTGTTCTGCCGGTAGAGCTGCACTGTGCTGAAGAGACTGGGCTCTGGTAAAAGGTGGTATGGGGTTTGCTGAAGAGTTTTGGCAAGTGCTGCCTGGTGCCAGTCATAGGCTACACCACTACCATTACTAGCCCCACCACTGCTGCTGGTTGCACTGTGGCTGCCAACAGAGCTAACTGCTGTGCCATTAGTATTGCCACTTACGCTGCCAGCATGGTTGACAGTGGTGTTGGAGCTCCTGCCATTGTGGTGACTGCTAGCCATGTTGACCCCACTGCTCTTGTTTATGGTTGTAGTTGTGGAGACAGAGGCAGTAGAGGCCAGTTCTGGAGTGGTGAGGGCACTGCTGACACTGCCTGCCGCAGCAGGCTTAGATTTCATGATGTCCATTGTGATGCTGGACCAAGAGGCATCTGAGATGAGGTTTGCATAGACGGCTTTCATCTGTGCCAGGCTATCCTGGAAAGAGAGGCCATTGTTGGGGCGGAAGGGCAAAGCTGTGCCTTCCCTCTCCTGACCATCCGTAGAAGAGGTGCTCTTGAAGTCCGTAAGTCGGTCACTGGCATCACTGAGTGGAGACCCATATCCGGCGTCAGGGTTAGTGCCATTGCTGAATGGAGAGTCTCTGTAGCTAGGTGCCTGGCCGCCATCcacatcttcctcttcctcgtTGCACAGGAACTCATTGTCCTGGCCATCTAATGAGAGGCCGTCATCCTGCAGGTGCTCTTCATCATCATGAGGGCCTGCCTTAAGCTCATCCTCGGGCATGTATGCtggagcacagagagaaagaggaaaagaaagaagacaaaaaaggggagaaaagaagagagaaaaaaagaggtcagCTTAGTGAAATTAAAGATTTACAGCACACTAACAGGACCACTGTCAAAATAACATGGAATGAATACTCAAGGATAGGAAATGTAAGCTTTTATTCTCAtccagtgagtgtgtgtgtgtgtgtctgtatgcatgcatgcatgagTTAGTGTGTATTTTACACACATGTGGCTCTGAAAGCCAGTGGTGAAAAAAGCCTCCaagggaaaaataaatcactaaGCTTCTGACAGTTGTCCTTTTCCTTCCCAACTCCCAATTCCTCCACACATGCCTCATGTTCCCCAGGAAATGACTGGCTGTTTGGCCTTGTTAGCCAGCTGCATGCTTACATGTTCagctccccctctctctttctgtctctcttccccaAGCTTTATTGCCTCTCACTCATCCAGTCCATGAAGTTCAGCTCCTCACATGTTCAGGTTATGTAACTGAtcggggagggaaaaaaacaaaatgctaatCTGGAGATATCACAGCTTTACTAACCTACTCTGATCAGCCGAACTTAATTTTCATCTGAGCTAATAATCAGGAGCTGGTAAAACAATGCTAGTTGGATTGAGAATACCACAGTGATTGCTATAGGAAGGACTCTTGGGCAGCAAAATCTACTACTACTCTGTGATCCAAAACGGGATGCACAATGCCTCacaagaagacagaagaaagtGAACACATGATCAGAGATTGAGGTGTTGGGGAAGGCAACTAAAGAAGGCTGAGATGTAACAGGTTTACTGGTAAAATATATAAAGGCCTATAATATAGAGGGCTAGacaatatgtatgtgtgtgtgtgtgtgtgtgtgtgtgtgtgtgtgtgtgtgtgtgtgtgtgtgtgtgtgtgtgtgtgtgtccatgctaGGGAGGACACAGCAAGCATCTGTAAGTAGGAGAgacaggaggtggttgggggAGAACaagtgaatgaaaagaaaatgtgggggagaaggaaaaagggagCAGGAGGTGGTGGGTTTGGTGGGCGGACAGCGGGGCTGTAAAGGAATAgggagaaatgagagagagagagagagagagagagagagagggtgagggaggaagggagacagGAAAGACAGCCCCCTAGCTTCTTCCTTTATCTCCTTCCTGTATGGTGAGATGTGTGTCCTAGATGCCAGTATCAGTCTCTCCTGATGAAACAGATGTGCTGTCAGCTTCAAACGGCATGCTAACCTGTCATATCATAATCTAAGTGGACATAATACCTGATATATATACACTGGCACCATTTACTGCTGCCTGAGAGGAGatgggtggaggaggtgggggaggtgAGCAGCTGCACCATCGACTGTGACTGTGTGATGATGTGCATGCGTGTGCTTCTGTAAGTGACTGTTTGCAAATGCGTGTTTGCTCGCATTCTCACCTTCCCATGCCAATGTTTGTACTTTATGCACTCTGCTCAGCTCATACATGTTTGCTCTTACAGTGCAAAGCTGAACCCACCGACCAAAATATTGCCTATAAGTCTGAGTTCGCTGTGTGCTACTGATACACCCTTCTCCAAATGAGCAACATACTCCCCTAACGCCTGACAGGATTTCAGTGAAATGAGAGCACTACAGGAGAACCTGGCTGCGCTTCAATCCCACTgacagactgagactgagacagTTTCTAAAACTCCTGAAAATCCCTAACACAGCAGATTAGCATTATATGCTGTTCTCTCTACAACACATCTGCAGAGTGTCTTCTGTTACAGTGCCTTCCCCCTCGCTAACCTGCTTCCAGAACAGGAGGCTATCAATACGTATCAGCCATTTAATATACAAAGCATCTTGCAAAACGGCTATCCATTCTTCACAAGCCCACACGAACAGTGCAAACATACAGTAGGAATTACCTATGTGAGTTGCTCACGTCGGCTGCAGCCAAAACATAGCCAGACCCCAATAGTTGGCAATGCttaatacatacacactcacacacatacacacagagacagcaggaatgagaagcagcagatcagaaatATCCCTGGGTGAGTGACAAAACACAGACTGCAGCAGGGAGGGGCTTCGAACGATGAGCAGGTCGCCAGGGAACCCTTTGACGATCCCTGTCAATCAATGCCTGTCCTGCcatgttgtcatggaaacaacAAAGAGGGCGATAtcaaaagcacacagacaaaagactGGCAGAGACAGACATCTGTAAAAATCACAGGCAGCAAGTGGACGGCTTCGCAAACCATAAATGTACAATATCAGTAATGAAATGTGGCTAACATtaatctgaaataaataaatctctcCGTCTGTTTTGAAATGCTGCACCTATTCTGACAGGATGCTAAAATTTGGAGCATGAGGAAGGAAAAATATTAAGAGCTACATATCAACAGTATCTGTTCAATCACTGCAACTTGAAGATATGTGATTCTGACTGGCTACCAGATTAAGCTCCTTCTCTTGCCCTggatacacatatacagagcAACACCAGCAGCAAGGGGCAGGCTTGGGGAGGGATAGGGCTGGCGTGCCGTCCCTGGCGGTTTGGTTCGGCGAGTGGGTGATGGCTGTGAGCAGGGCCATCTGCACAGGCGCCAAAGCGCCTGTCACTTTTGCTCGGGGACGTGCCGCCATCAAGGAGACAGGCGGCAGCGTGGCCAGGATAGCACTGCAGACTCACTGTCAGAAGCAGCAGTGATCAAGCCCGCCACAAGCCACGCCAGATCACCAACTACACACGGCAAGGAAGCAAGAATTAGCATCCCAGTATCACTGATCTCCCAATACCTACACATACAGTTAACACACCATTAATAAAAAGGAACATAAAACATGTCAAGTACTAAGAAAGGTTTGTAGTAAACATTGATAATGCAAAGTGAATTGACATACACACCTATAGTGCTGTAAAGCAGGTGCTGTCAAAGGTTTTCATGTCTCAAGCTACCAAATGTACTGTGGGCGACAGACCCTTATTTGATTAGCTATAAGAGCTTTAAAAGAgctcaagtgtgtgttttgcgCTCATCTAcatttattattctttattattattctcatttAAATGAGTTCCTGGAGGACTACCCCAAATAAAGTACCAATGAAGCACCCTTGATTCTGATTTGTGCGTGATATATAAAGATTAAAGAATGCTGTGGGTCATTACCGATTTTGCGCTTGCAATATAACACTGGTTCTCAGAGACCAGTCCAGAGCTGAGTGTGCGCAGTCATGCTGTGCAGCACAGACAGGCAGTTTGATATGATATTTTTAT
This sequence is a window from Xiphias gladius isolate SHS-SW01 ecotype Sanya breed wild chromosome 22, ASM1685928v1, whole genome shotgun sequence. Protein-coding genes within it:
- the LOC120783867 gene encoding teashirt homolog 1-like, whose translation is MPRRKQQEPRRSAAYMPEDELKAGPHDDEEHLQDDGLSLDGQDNEFLCNEEEEDVDGGQAPSYRDSPFSNGTNPDAGYGSPLSDASDRLTDFKSTSSTDGQEREGTALPFRPNNGLSFQDSLAQMKAVYANLISDASWSSITMDIMKSKPAAAGSVSSALTTPELASTASVSTTTTINKSSGVNMASSHHNGRSSNTTVNHAGSVSGNTNGTAVSSVGSHSATSSSGGASNGSGVAYDWHQAALAKTLQQTPYHLLPEPSLFSTVQLYRQNNKLYGSVFTGASKFRCKDCSAAYDTLVGLTVHMNETGHYRDDNKDKDEDQGKRWSKPRKRSLMEMEGKEDAQKVLKCMYCGHSFESLQDLSVHMIKTKHYQKVPLKEPVPALATKLVPTSAKKRAIQDAIVSPCSPDSVHAGSGGGSVSLGDVGKDTKAVPNPYVTPNNRYGYQNGASYTWQFEARKAQILKCMECGSSHDTLQQLTAHMMVTGHFLKVTNSASKKGKQLVFDPVVEEKIQSIPLPPTTTRLPVPSSVKSQPVSPALSSGSEEKREGVEDEKVDSGESVEKKIKEEKDDSGEKSETNATSYKYLREEDLEETPKEGLDILKSLENTVSSAISKAQTGTPTWGGYPSIHAAYQLQGAMKSSSTALPPTVQSVQMQPMFNSGLRGLVSDPNSVIHSPRSPSSPTPLRSNVTAMEELVEKVTGKAATVKKEKEEKMVSLERCRPPSLVKSPSPALREQREQLASPNDLSVGKPSGMRSSSPGSVESELICKKEPKESLVDGHSNHSKNGSEACQSPVTNGNSLGIITDHSPEIPFINPLSALQSIMNTHLGKASKPVNPAADPLSMLYKISNSMMDKQAFNPTPQGKPAEPISHYQLYENSDQPIDLSKNKSSTISNKNSNNGSSVLLTNNSVNGNKPLISLPDSVSSPLRENALMDISDMVKNLTGRLTPKSSTPSSISEKSDADGSAFEDALEDLSPVQKRKGRQSNWNPQHLLILQAQFASSLRETPEGRYAMTDLGPQERVHICKFTGLSMTTISHWLANVKYQLRRTGGTKFLKNMDSCQPVFLCGDCASQFRTPSSYISHLESHLGFSLKDLSKLSAEHLREQQAASKVITDKMTFGSPLSALTTPEDDTGSVYQCRLCNRTFVSKHAVKLHLSKTHGKSPEDHLVFVTALEKLEKLDKMEKV